DNA from Halobaculum sp. XH14:
CGTCCACCTCGGTCGAGCCGCCGTGGACGACGACGACCTTCCGGCCGTTGGCGACGAGGTGGGCGACGTCACCAACCGCGCCCGCCGGGTCGACCGCGCGGGCGCCGCCGAGCTTCACGACGACGGGCGGCTCCGCGCCGCCGTCCGTGCGGAGCTCCGAGAACCCCTTCATGGCGACCCCACCGGGTGGAGCCCCAGTTGATCCAGCCCTGCCGTTTCCTCCAGCCCGAGCGCGACGTTCGCGGCGTGGACCGCCTGGCCGGCCGAGCCCTTCATCATGTTGTCGATGGCGCCGAACGCCACGACGCGCTCGTTGCCGGGGTCGAGCGCGAAGCCGACCTCCGCGCGGTTCGTTCCAGCGACCGCCTTCGGCTCGGGGTAGCGGTACGTCCCGCCGCCGCCGGCGACGACGTCGACGAACGGCTCGTCCTCGTACGCCCCGCGGTAGGCGCCCCAGAGGTCGCCCTTCGTGACGGGGCCGCCGGGGAAGGCGTGACACGTCGCCGAGGCGCCGCGGACCATCTCGACCGCGTGGACCGTGAACGCCGTCGAGAGTCCCAGATACGCCTCCAGTTCCGCCTCGTGGCGGTGGCCGGTCGGCGCGTACGGGCGGACGACGCCCGAGCGCTCGGGGTGGGAGGACGCCTTGCCCCCGCCCGCGCCGCCCTCCGAGGAGCCGACCTTCACGTCGACGACGACCCGGTCCTCGTCCGAGACGACGCCGGCGTCGACGAGCGGCTTCATCGCGAGGAGCGTCGCCGTCGCGTTGCAGCCGCCCGCGGCGATCAGGTCCGCGCCGGCGAGGTTCCCGCGGTTCAACTCGGGGAGCGCGTACTCGGCGTCCGCGAGGTGTTCCGGCGCGGCGTGGCCGTCGTACCACTCGTCGTACAGCTCCGCCTCGGGCAGGCGGAAGTCCGCCGAGAGGTCGACCACGAGGTCGGCGGCGTCGCGGAACGCGTCGACGTGCTGCATGGAGACGCCGTGGGGCGTCGCCGCGAACAGCACGTCCACCGATTCGAGCTCCTCGGGCGAACTGAAGCGGAGGTCGAGCCCCCGCAGGTTCGGGTGGACGTAGCCGACGGTCTTCTTCTCGTACTCGCGGGAGGTCGCCTGGACGACGTCGAACGCC
Protein-coding regions in this window:
- the argC gene encoding N-acetyl-gamma-glutamyl-phosphate reductase; the protein is MTTSADGGGAGEAFTAAVVGGSGFTGGELLRLLVGHPAFDVVQATSREYEKKTVGYVHPNLRGLDLRFSSPEELESVDVLFAATPHGVSMQHVDAFRDAADLVVDLSADFRLPEAELYDEWYDGHAAPEHLADAEYALPELNRGNLAGADLIAAGGCNATATLLAMKPLVDAGVVSDEDRVVVDVKVGSSEGGAGGGKASSHPERSGVVRPYAPTGHRHEAELEAYLGLSTAFTVHAVEMVRGASATCHAFPGGPVTKGDLWGAYRGAYEDEPFVDVVAGGGGTYRYPEPKAVAGTNRAEVGFALDPGNERVVAFGAIDNMMKGSAGQAVHAANVALGLEETAGLDQLGLHPVGSP